In Primulina eburnea isolate SZY01 chromosome 5, ASM2296580v1, whole genome shotgun sequence, a single window of DNA contains:
- the LOC140832694 gene encoding uncharacterized protein isoform X1 has protein sequence MCPPVGPSSPAEIGQLLNDEQSFLWLDRYNRGFSLPTNVLADMTPFQYHPSNLPEGIWYLVDANEKKDSVYGFWKDKGEACKIYSNSSIFGWRASLEYFEGQAPHGQRTDWLMHEHKITQKGRFYKDKPKVPTVAIISVCVLLNCKSIWLVIVQESRSLCKVFLYKARISENESPSSQNNKTVDGSKPISMAASIIPDINSTSLQDSKNESQAKPECDAGLLPLTDITSNFSPRDLSELECLSRGDYLELNDLQDDPESNSSSSQNSTCPSKLSEDYFDSLGLLQDLEEEDRMKTKENPSSSRYHFTHTVGSDRVIIQPPSSGSALSVGGSTSGNEQLTVERALENTAKRHISDTRDEGPSNFSDSSSSPSASHTNASSDGEKKTSPRSRMKKLKQYCCFKPL, from the exons ATGTGTCCTCCGGTAGGGCCCTCTTCTCCTGCTGAAATTGGTCAGCTTTTGAATGATGAGCAAAGTTTTTTGTGGCTGGATCGATACAATCGAGGATTCTCTCTCCCAACTAATGTGCTAGCAGATATGACTCCCTTCCAGTACCACCCTTCGAATTTACCAG AAGGAATTTGGTACCTAGTTGATGCAAACGAGAAAAAGGATTCGGTTTATGGATTTTGGAAAGACAAAGGGGAAGCTTGTAAGATATATTCGAACTCATCCATTTTTGGTTGGAGAGCGAGTCTTGAATATTTCGAAGGCCAAGCCCCTCATGGACAACGAACTGATTGGCTTATGCACGAGCACAAGATAACTCAGAAGGGACGATTCTATAAAGATAAGCCAAAAGTACCCACTGTAGCTATTATATCTGTCTGTGTTCTTTTGAACTGCAAGTCAATTTGGTTAGTGATTGTGCAGGAGTCGAGATCACTGTGTAAAGTCTTCCTCTATAAGGCAAGAATTTCGGAAAATGAGTCGCCCTCCTCTCAGAACAACAAAACTGTGGATGGATCAAAGCCAATTAGTATGGCTGCATCAATTATACCAGACATAAATAGTACCTCACTACAAGATTCTAAAAATGAATCCCAG GCGAAACCGGAATGTGATGCGGGATTGCTCCCATTGACGGATATCACTTCGAATTTTTCTCCACGAGATTTGTCTGAACTAGAATGTTTGTCAAGAGGCGATTATTTGGAATTAAATGATCTACAAGATGATCCTGAATCTAATTCTTCCAGTTCACAGAATTCAACCTGTCCTAGCAAGTTGTCAGAAGACTACTTTGATTCGTTGGGTTTACTACAAGATCTTGAGGAAGAAGATCGCATGAAAACTAAGGAGAATCCTTCGAGTTCTAGATACCATTTCACTCACACGGTGGGATCCGACCGCGTAATAATTCAGCCTCCCTCTTCAG GATCTGCACTCTCTGTTGGTGGAAGTACTTCAGGAAATGAACAGTTAAccgtagaaagagcactagaaAATACTGCTAAAAGGCATATATCCGACACCCGAGATGAAGGCCCTTCGAATTTCTCTGATTCTTCTTCATCGCCATCCGCTAGCCATACAAATGCAAGTTCAGATGGAGAAAAGAAGACCTCCCCCCGGTCCCGGATGAAAAAGCTGAAGCAATATTGCTGTTTTAAACCATTGTGA
- the LOC140832694 gene encoding uncharacterized protein isoform X2 has translation MCPPVGPSSPAEIGQLLNDEQSFLWLDRYNRGFSLPTNVLADMTPFQYHPSNLPEGIWYLVDANEKKDSVYGFWKDKGEACKIYSNSSIFGWRASLEYFEGQAPHGQRTDWLMHEHKITQKGRFYKDKPKESRSLCKVFLYKARISENESPSSQNNKTVDGSKPISMAASIIPDINSTSLQDSKNESQAKPECDAGLLPLTDITSNFSPRDLSELECLSRGDYLELNDLQDDPESNSSSSQNSTCPSKLSEDYFDSLGLLQDLEEEDRMKTKENPSSSRYHFTHTVGSDRVIIQPPSSGSALSVGGSTSGNEQLTVERALENTAKRHISDTRDEGPSNFSDSSSSPSASHTNASSDGEKKTSPRSRMKKLKQYCCFKPL, from the exons ATGTGTCCTCCGGTAGGGCCCTCTTCTCCTGCTGAAATTGGTCAGCTTTTGAATGATGAGCAAAGTTTTTTGTGGCTGGATCGATACAATCGAGGATTCTCTCTCCCAACTAATGTGCTAGCAGATATGACTCCCTTCCAGTACCACCCTTCGAATTTACCAG AAGGAATTTGGTACCTAGTTGATGCAAACGAGAAAAAGGATTCGGTTTATGGATTTTGGAAAGACAAAGGGGAAGCTTGTAAGATATATTCGAACTCATCCATTTTTGGTTGGAGAGCGAGTCTTGAATATTTCGAAGGCCAAGCCCCTCATGGACAACGAACTGATTGGCTTATGCACGAGCACAAGATAACTCAGAAGGGACGATTCTATAAAGATAAGCCAAAA GAGTCGAGATCACTGTGTAAAGTCTTCCTCTATAAGGCAAGAATTTCGGAAAATGAGTCGCCCTCCTCTCAGAACAACAAAACTGTGGATGGATCAAAGCCAATTAGTATGGCTGCATCAATTATACCAGACATAAATAGTACCTCACTACAAGATTCTAAAAATGAATCCCAG GCGAAACCGGAATGTGATGCGGGATTGCTCCCATTGACGGATATCACTTCGAATTTTTCTCCACGAGATTTGTCTGAACTAGAATGTTTGTCAAGAGGCGATTATTTGGAATTAAATGATCTACAAGATGATCCTGAATCTAATTCTTCCAGTTCACAGAATTCAACCTGTCCTAGCAAGTTGTCAGAAGACTACTTTGATTCGTTGGGTTTACTACAAGATCTTGAGGAAGAAGATCGCATGAAAACTAAGGAGAATCCTTCGAGTTCTAGATACCATTTCACTCACACGGTGGGATCCGACCGCGTAATAATTCAGCCTCCCTCTTCAG GATCTGCACTCTCTGTTGGTGGAAGTACTTCAGGAAATGAACAGTTAAccgtagaaagagcactagaaAATACTGCTAAAAGGCATATATCCGACACCCGAGATGAAGGCCCTTCGAATTTCTCTGATTCTTCTTCATCGCCATCCGCTAGCCATACAAATGCAAGTTCAGATGGAGAAAAGAAGACCTCCCCCCGGTCCCGGATGAAAAAGCTGAAGCAATATTGCTGTTTTAAACCATTGTGA